One Salvelinus namaycush isolate Seneca unplaced genomic scaffold, SaNama_1.0 Scaffold1281, whole genome shotgun sequence genomic region harbors:
- the LOC120036276 gene encoding carboxylesterase notum2-like: protein MKILVHVVFLLLIGGICCQNNRNAKPSGKSSKKNQGNQNQGAEAVQSAPEDEPHSGPVESGREGNSGGRAAAQQSASQNNKASDDMKLHVLKNTQVTCNDGTAAGFYLKEFKGSKRWLVFLEGGWCCYNKDSCDTRYKNIPRLMTSSDWPQTRKGSGILSAQAEENPHWYNTNIVFIPYCSSDVWSGTGPTATKERRGPGKEKEKDYTFMGSLIIREVIKDLVPKGIKQAKVVMLAGTSAGGTGVLLNIERVSSQLEQLGAEAQVRGLVDSGWFLESKQQRVPDCPDSVSCSPVDAIKRGLKLWNGVVPDKCRQQYKKGEEWQCFFSHKLYSSLTSPLFVVQWLFDEEQLRVENIYLGGQTLSEQQWTYMQNLGKDIKNSLKDVTAVFAPSCLAHTLITKSNWMTFQVKGTSLPRALQCWDKSFQEANRNSKTPLKGCPFHLIDTCHWPQCNPTCPALVDQATQQELTLLQMLVGMGLDLQKLGLDLRRDSSSITSMVSNGG, encoded by the exons ATGAAGATCCTGGTCCATGTGGTTTTCCTGTTGCTGATAGGAGGGATTTGTTGCCAGAACAACCGCAATGCCAAACCTAGTGGCAAGTCATCTAAGAAGAACCAGGGGAACCAGAACCAGGGGGCCGAGGCAGTCCAGTCGGCCCCAGAAGATGAGCCCCATTCTGGGCCAGTGGAGTCGGGCAGGGAGGGTAACTCTGGAGGTCGGGCGGCAGCCCAGCAGTCAGCTTCACAGAACAACAAGGCTTCAGATGATATGAAGCTGCATGTCCTCAAGAACACTCAGGTCACATGCAACGATGGAACAGCGGCAGG GTTTTACCTAAAGGAGTTCAAAGGGAGTAAACGATGGCTGGTATTTCTGGAAG GCGGTTGGTGCTGCTACAACAAAGACTCCTGCGATACCAGATATAAAAATATCCCACGACTCATGACCTCATCCGACTGGCCCCAAACGCGCAAAG GAAGTGGAATATTGTCAGCCCAGGCGGAAGAAAACCCTCATTGGTATAACACTAATATTGT ATTCATCCCGTACTGCTCCAGCGACGTGTGGAGTGGCACAGGGCCCACAGCCAccaaggagaggagaggcccgggaaaagagaaggagaaagat TATACCTTCATGGGATCCCTGATCATCCGTGAGGTCATCAAAGACCTAGTCCCTAAAGGCATCAAACAGGCCAAGGTTGTCATGCTGGCTGGCACAAG TGCTGGAGGGACGGGAGTGCTACTGAACATTGAGAGGGTGTCCAGTCAGCTGGAGCAGCTGGGGGCAGAGGCGCAGGTTCGAGGCCTGGTGGATTCGGGCTGGTTTCTGGAGAGTAAACAGCAGAGGGTTCCTGACTGCCCAGACAGTGTCTCCTGCTCACCTGTAGACGCCATCAAGAGAGGACTCAA GCTGTGGAATGGGGTGGTCCCAGACAAGTGTCGGCAGCAGTACAAGAAAGGAGAGGAGTGGCAGTGCTTCTTCAGCCACAAACTCTACTCCTCCCTGACCT ccCCTCTGTTTGTGGTGCAGTGGCTGTTTGATGAGGAGCAGTTGAGAGTGGAGAATATCTACCTGGGGGGTCAGACCCTGTCAGAACAGCAGTGGACCTACATGCAGAACCTGGGAAAGGATATCAAGAACTCACTCAAAGATGTCAC GGCTGTGTTCGCACCCTCCTGCCTGGCCCACACATTGATCACTAAAAG TAACTGGATGACGTTTCAAGTCAAAGGCACCTCCCTGCCCCGGGCTCTGCAGTGCTGGGATAAGAGTTTCCAAGAAGCCAACCGTAACAGCAAGACCCCCCTGAAGGGCTGTCCCTTCCACCTGATCGACACCTGCCACTGGCCCCAGTGCAACCCCACCTGCCCAGCCTTGGTGGACCAGGCCACCCAGCAGGAGCTCACCCTGCTCCAGATGTTAGTGGGCATGGGCCTTGACCTCCAGAAACTAGGCCTGGACCTCAGGAGGGACAGTAGCTCTATAACTAGCATGGTCAGTAACGGTGGCTAA